ACCCTGCGCTGCGGGCACGCCGCGTTCTAGCTCCATCACGCCGTGGGAGAGGCCGTCGAGGATCTCGCGGGTTTCGATCCGGAAGTACTTGTAGCGATCACGGGCCATGGTCACGCCACTCCCACGAGGCGCGCGATCGCCTTCTCAAGCGCGGCGGTTTCGAGAACCGCGTAGGAATGGCCGGCGACCCGGACGAGCTCCTGGCTGTAGAGGTCCTGGCGCTGGCTCGACGGCGCGAAGGCCTCGCGCGGCACGCGCCAGTAGCCTTCAAGGGCCTCGAAAGCGAGCGCGACCGGTTCCTGGAAGCGGCACAAAGCGATCCAGGCGCTCGTCCCACCCGCGAGACCGAGCAAGGTGGCCAAGTCGTACACCGCCACCGCCCGGCCGCGCAGGCCCACCACACCGGACAGCCCTCGGGCGGCCCCGGGAAGAGGCACCACTTGACCGAGGGCTTGTAGCCCCGCCAGGTCCCGCAAACGAAACGCCAGGCGCTCGGCCCCGACGCGCAGCCCGATCACGTCCACGCCGTCATTGCTCGGGGCCATGAGCGGCAGCGTGAAGGCACGGTCGAAGTCGGCGCGCAGCGCCGCCAGCATCTCCTGCGAGTGGTCTTCGTCCATCCTCAAAGCGCTCTTCCCTCTCGTGCGAGCTCGGAACGGCAGAGCTGCTCCAGGGCCGTGCGGCCGAAGCCGCCCCCGAAGAGCGCAAGGCGCGCGTCGTTCTCGTTGGGGAGCAAGGCGAGCGCCTGTGTCAGCGCCCGGCGTCCCTGCTCGTGCTCCCCTCTGCGCTTGGCAAGCAAGCCCAAGCGCAGGTGGGGAAGCGAGAAGCCCGGTTCGAGGTACGAGGCCGCCTCGTAGTCCTTGATCGCCGAGGCGAGCTCACCTGCTTGCTCGTAGTATAGTGCCCGAAGATAATGAGCGCCAGCTGAAAACTCGTCGTTGGCGAGCGCGCGGCGACACACCGTTTCGACCGCCTCTCCCCGCCCGGTGTTGAGCAGCACCG
This genomic window from bacterium contains:
- a CDS encoding chemotaxis protein CheW, which gives rise to MDEDHSQEMLAALRADFDRAFTLPLMAPSNDGVDVIGLRVGAERLAFRLRDLAGLQALGQVVPLPGAARGLSGVVGLRGRAVAVYDLATLLGLAGGTSAWIALCRFQEPVALAFEALEGYWRVPREAFAPSSQRQDLYSQELVRVAGHSYAVLETAALEKAIARLVGVA